TAATCAGCAAAAAGTTCAAGTAGCTCGCCTTCAAGCAAAAGATCTTTGGCCATATCAGAAAAAGCTTTTTCTTCATCTCTTTTAACATAAAGACGAGAAACATAATGAGTGTCCCCAGTACGGGTTTCCGCAATGTCATGCATTAAAGATAACTTTAAAACTTTTTCAAGATTAACCTCCAAGCCCTCTTCTTCCTTAACGGTTTTAGATAATAACAAAGCGATCCAGGCCACCCTAAAACTATGCTCGGCTACGTTAGCCATCTCAGGAATCATAAACTGGCGCCAAGTACGATCAACAAAACGCAAAGTGCCAAGTTCAAAGAGAAAATTTATTTCTTTCATAAATGTAGTCCCTAGGGGAATCGAACCCCTGTTGCCAGGATGAAAACCTGGTGTCCTAACCACTAGACGAAGGGACCAAAAAGGCGCTCCTTAGCACCATTAATTACTTTTGTAAGTATAAAAAGGTTATTAAGATATGTCAAGAGACTATGGTAATGTGTACACACATATTGAACTTTCTACTATGTAAAACATGTAAATACATACTAGAAGATAATCATAAATAGATTATAGCCATAAAAACCATAAAACAAAAAATAAATCTATTATCTATAATGTATCCCTGCCAAAAACTTAATAAGACACAAAAGAACAAAAAATACTACTACTTCCCTTGACAGTACCCCTAATTTAACTTAAATTATAATATCGTGCCTCTTTAAAAGATTTAATGAGATTAATAGTTTTAATTAACTTTATCGTACCCATCCTTTAACTCTAATTATACTTTTAAACTTTTTAAATTAATAATATAAAAATTTCTTAAAATTCTTCTGAGGAAAAAGAAACGGTCGCTTTGGCGGCTTTTCTTTAATAAGGCGTATGCTCAGTCTTGAACAACAAATTTTTGAACAAATCAACAAAGCCAACCGCATTCTTGTCACCTTCAACCGTGGCTGGAGAGGTGATGCCGTGGCCTCGGCTCTGGCTCTTAAGCTTTGGCTTGAACAACTTGATAAACAAGTTGAGATTGTAGCCGAAAAAAAACCAGATAGTTCTATCTATAGTTTCCTACCGGGCTTTGCTCTAATTAAAAACTCTTTAGATAACCTGAGAAGATTTATTATTTCTTTGGACATTAGTCAAACAGCGGTAGAGCAAATTGAATATCATGTTGAAAATAATCATCTTGATTTTCTTATCTCTCCCAAAAATGGTTTTTTTACCCATGAAGATATTTCTTCACGAGCCGGTGGCTTTCGCTATGACCTAATCATTACCCTAAGCGCCCCAGACCTTGAGTCTTTGGGTTCAATCTATGATAGTGATACAGAATTCTTTTTTGAAGTCCCAATTATTAACATAGATCATCAGGCGGCTAACGATAACTTCGGACAAATTAATCTGGTTAATGTTAAAGCCGTCTCTTCTTCAGAAATACTTTACGGACTGTTTAAGCAACACAAGACAACAGTCTTTAACGATGACCTAGCCACCTGCCTTTTAGCCGGTCTAATTTCGGAAACCAGAAGTTTTAAAACCGCCAATGTTACACCACAGGCTATGCAAACAGCCGCTGAGTTAGTTGGACATGAAGCTAGAAGAGAAGAGATTATCAACGCCCTGTATCGTTCACGCAGAATGCATGTACTTAAACTTTGGGGAAGGGTTTTATCTAAACTGGAAGGCTCTAAAGATCATCGCCTGGTTTGGTCAAGTGTTAAAGCCGAAGACTTCTTAGAAACCCAAACAGATCCCAAGCACCTAACTGATGTTATAGACGAACTAATCGTCAGTATGCCGCAGACTCAACTAATCTGTCTTTGCTATGAACACCCGGCTGGTACAACCAGAGCTCTGGTCCATGCGGTTAAAAACTTGGATGTTTTAGACTTAGTTAAACCCTATCCATCTGAAGGCACCAAACAAAACGCTCTAGTCTTTTTCTCTGGCCCACTTAAGCAAGCCAAAGAAGACCTAATAAAACTACTTGAAGAAAAACTGAATAAAATAAACCTTTAATCATTTAATTATTAAAGGTGATCCATATAATAAAGAAAATAAAATAAGGAACAAAAAACCTTGAAATAAAGTTAGCAATATGCTAACATCAAGACAGTTTAAAATGATTAAAAATAACTAAATAAAAATACTCAAACAAATAAGACCGCTTAGCTCAGTTGGTTAGAGCGCCACGTTGACATCGTGGAGGTCAGTGGTTCGAGTCCACTAGTGGTCACCGTGATAATTAAAAATATAACAAGACAAAAAATAGCTTATGAATTTTATTAAAAAACATATCAAAATAATAATAATTGTACTATTAATAATGGTATCAATTATTTTGTTTTTAAAAATAAAAAATTTAGAGCATCAAATACTTAACATAAAAGCCATACCAAGTGTTGAGCTAGTAAATTATCTATCTATAGGAGATAATGATATTATCTCGGGTAGCGTTGTTGGCTTTGTTAAATTTAACAACACGAATGATCAGCCAATAAATTTGCAACAATATATAAAGATAACAGCATTAGATGAATTTGACTCAAATGGAAATCAGATATTTCTATATCAAGATATCATAAAAATGGACGTTCTTGCTCCTCGTTACCTTGAACCAATTTATTTAAAAACTGTAGACAAAGGGAGCAATAGAATAACAATGAGTGATGACGCTGGTAATTTATTTTTTATAAATAAGTATAATCGTGAGGTTGGAATGTTTGATGCGACATCTGATAATACTATATTAATAACGGATAATTCTGATTTTCGTAGATTTATTTTTAATTTTTATAGTAATTAATATATTCTCGAAAAATATAATTTTAAAATAAAATTTATGTCATAAAAAAATCAAAATTTAAATTTTACTTAAATTAGTTCCAAAAAACTTTTGCGCCTGTAGCTCAGTTGGTTAGAGCACCGAGCTTATACCTCGGCGGTCCTTGGTTCGAGTCCAAGCAGGCGTACTTTAATGATCAACAGTCTTTTAATGGAGGAAAAAGATTACCTGATCGCCCTCTCACAAAGCAATTTGTTCGGACCGCTTACTCTGCTTCGTCTACGGTCTTTTTTTGGTAGCTTCAAAAGAGTTTGGCAAGCACCTTTGGGCCAGTTATCACGATCGCCTTGTTTTAAACTTAATCTTAACCTTAAAGAAGAAAAGCTTTTAAAGTTTCAAGCTTTCAGGCAAACAAATAGTCCGGAAAAAATAATCCAAAGGCTTAATTATTTAAAAATTAAAACCGTTTGTCTTGAAGAAGAAACTTACCCCTATCTTCTTAAACAAACTTATGACACTCCTCCCCTACTATATTATAAGGGAAGGCTTGATATATTTAAAAAACCCTGTCTAGCCATTGTGGGCTCAAGAAAAACAGATAAATATTCTGAAGAAGCAGCTAAAGAATTAACCCGCGAAGCCGTTAAGCTTGGCTTTACCATCATTAGCGGACTAGCTCGTGGCATTGATTCTGTCGCTCATTTAGCTTGTTTAAATAATCAAGGCTTAACTGTCGCTGTTATGGCTACCGGAGCCGAGAAAATCTACCCACCAGAAAATTGGCTTTTAGCCCAAAGAATTATTGAACAAGGTTGTCTAATCTCTGAGTTTCCTCCCGAAGTTAATACTAAGGCTAATCATTTCCCTCGCCGTAACAGACTAATCGCTGGCCTGTCTTTAGGGGTATTGGTTATTGGTGCTCCAATAAAGTCTGGCGCTCTAATTACCGCCGAACAAGCTCTTAGAGAAAATCGCGAAATAATGACCATACCAGGCCCTATCTTTAATCCTTTACATGAGGGAAGTAATAATCTTTTAAAACTAGGAGCCATACCGATTTGCTCTTACTTAGATCTAGGCGAAGCTTTACAAAACTTGACAGTTACCCAATAATAAGTAGACTAAAAATTAAAGAGAGTCCAAGTACTTATATCAATAAATAATCTGAGTTATTTTGAGATAACCCTATAATAGAAACTTAAGGATAAATTTTTAATTAATAAATAAACAATCTCATGAAACTTGTTATCGTTGAATCTCCCACCAAGGCCAAAACCATTACCAAATTTCTAAGCAAAGGGTTTACGGTTGAATCTTCTTTTGGTCATATCCGCGATCTGCCAAAATCGGAGATAGGCGTGGACACAGAAAAAGGCTTTGCTCCTCGCTATGTTGTTCCCACCAAAGCCAGAAAAACCGTTACCAAGCTTAAAAAGTTAGCCGATAAAGCGGAGCAGATAATTCTAGCTTCCGACGAAGACCGCGAAGGAGAGGCTATTGCTTGGCACCTAGCGGAAGCCCTTAAGTTACCCGAAGAAAAAATTTCTCGTATTGTTTTCCACGAAATAACTAAAGAAGCTATTGAAGAAGCTTTGGCTGGTCCAAGAAGTCTGGACGTTAATTTAGTAGATGCCCAACAGGCCAGAAGAATTTTGGACAGATTAGTTGGTTATGAGCTATCTCCTTTTTTATGGAAAAAGGTCGCCCGCGGTCTTTCCGCTGGTAGGGTACAATCTGTAGCGGTGCGTTTAATTGTAGAAAGAGAAAAAGAAATCAGAGCCTTTAAGACCGATGAGTACTGGACTATCTCAGCTGAGCTAACAACTTCTGGAAAAGAAATCTTTAAAGCCGAGCTTTTTTCTTTAGATAAAAAAACTTTGGATAAGTTTGCGATCAAAAACGAAGAAGAAGCTTTAAAGTTGGTTAAAGAGCTAGAAAAAGAAGATTACCAGGTAAGTTCAGTAGAAAAAAAACGCGGACAAAAAAATCCCCCCTCGCCTTTCACTACCTCAAGTCTTCAACAAACCGCCAATCGTTTCTTGGGTTTTTCCGCCAAGCAAACCATGATGATCGCTCAACAGCTTTATGAGGGTCTTGAACTTGGCAGCGAAGGCAGTGTCGGTTTAATTACTTATATGAGAACCGATTCTCTTCATCTATCTGAAAAATTCTTAAACGAAGCTAAGGATTATTTGCAAAAAACCTTAGGAGATAAATATCTGTCTGCTAGTCCAAGACGCTTTAAAACCAAAGCCAAAGGAGCCCAAGAAGCCCACGAAGCCGTTAGACCAACCGAGGCCGGACGTTCACCGGATGAAATAAAAGAATTCTTAAATCCGAACCAACTTAAACTCTATCGTTTAATCTGGCAAAGAGCGGTGGCTAGCCAAATGGCACCGGCTGAACTGGATCAGGTAACGATTGAAGTTAAAGCCGGACGTGGTGACTTTAGAGCTAACGGACAAACCATCGCCTTCCCGGGCTACTTAGCTATTTACCCGGAAAAAAGTAAAGAGCTTTTATTACCAACAGTTAAAGAAAACGAGAAGCTTAGCCTTAATGCTCTTTTACCAGAACAACATTTCACCAAACCTCCAGCCCGCTACAGCGACGCTACTTTGGTTAAGGAATTAGAAAAGAACGGTATTGGACGACCTTCCACTTACGCTCCAACTATTGCTACTATTGAAGCTAGAAACTACGTCGAACGAGACGATCAAAAAAGACTTAAACCCACCGCCATTGCCGAAGTAGTTAATGACGTCTTAACAGCCCACTTCCCAAATATTGTAGATCTGCAGTTTACGGCTAATCTGGAAAACGATTTTGATGAAATCGCCGCGGGGAAAATAGGTTGGCAAGGTGTCTTGGAAAGATTCTACGGACCTTTTCATGAAAACCTGCAAAATAAATATGAAGAAGTTAAAAAAGATGAGATTATGCCAGAACAACCTACCGAAGAGATCTGTGAAAAATGCGGTAGCCAGATGATAATTAAAACCGGACGATATGGACCCTTCCTGGCTTGCGGCAACTTTCCGGAATGTAAGAATATTAAAAGCCTGGATAAAGACAAGCCAGAAGAAGATGAAAAGATTAAAGCTTTAAAAGAAAAACACCAAGAAGATAAATGCGAAAAATGCGGAGAAGCGATGGTAGTTAAAACCGGACGCTTTGGACCGTTTTTAGGCTGCAGCAATTATCCTAAATGCAAAAATATTAAAAACCTGGAAACTGAAGAAGGTCCAAAGGTTGTCTGCCCAATTTGTAAAGAAGGACAAATTGTTACCAAACGTAGTCGTCGCGGGATCTTCTACGCCTGTAACCGCTATCCGGATTGTAAAACTGCCTATAATAATAAACCAACCGGTGAAAATTGCCCTGAGTGCGGAGATCTTTTATTAGATAACCCAAAAGGTATTAAGTGCGGTAGTAAGAGCTGCTCTTATATTAAAGAAGCTTAACGAACAAATAAAGAGAAAAAATAGCGAGCAGATTCAGACCAAATAAGCCAAGCTGTAATAAAACCCAATAAAAAGGCTATTAATTGCCAAGCTAAGGCTGGACTAAACTTCCAAGAAAAAAAAGACATAAAAATTAAAAAGCAATAATGGTATTATAGCGGCTCTTGTAGTATAATCATTATATAATAAATATAACTTAACTATAGCAAGATAAAACTTTATGTCAATTTCACCCCTCATTATATTTTTTCTTATTCTCGGCTTTTTGGTTATTGTGGCCCTACTGGTTTTTTTAGTCATTAATCTAAGAAAACCAAGAAACCAAGGAGAAATGTCTGCCATGATGGAAAGACTGGCCTCTTTAAATGACCACAATAAAGAAATGCGCCAGCTTTTAGACCAAAAACTTTCCGAAACCCATTTAGCTCATCATAGACAGTTTAGCGAAACCGTTAAGATTGTCGGGCAAGTTACAGAAAAGCTCACTCAACTAGACGAAACTAATAAGCAAGTTATTAATTTTTCCAGCCAGTTACAGAGCCTCCAAGATATCTTAAAAAACCCTAAACAACGAGGTGTGCTTGGAGAATATTATTTGGAAACTCTTTTAAAAAACGTTATGCCTCCCGGTAGCTACCAGATGCAATATTCTTTTTCCGATGGCACCATAGTGGACGCTGCGGTTTTTGTTAAAGAAAAGATTATTCCAATTGATTCAAAATTCTCTTTGGAAAACTATAACCGCCTGGCTGAATCCCCTCCTGGAGGAGAAAGAGATAGGTTGGAAAAAGTTTTTCTTAATGATCTCAAATCAAGAATCATAGAAACCAGTAAATATATTCAACCGCAAAATAAAACCACAGACTTTGCCTTTATGTTTATTCCCCATGAAGCTATCTATTATGATCTTTTAATTAACAAGATTGGTGGCAAAGGTGAAGAAAACGACAACCTAATCCAAAGAGCGGCTGGTACTTATAAGGTAATCATTGTTTCTCCTACGTCCTTCTTGGCTTATCTACAAACCGTCCTACAGGGTCTACGAGCTCTACAAATTGAAGAAAGTGCGCTGGCTATTCGCGGCAACGTGGAAAAACTCCATAAACATATTTTAGTTTATGAAGATTATCTCCAAAAAATGGGTAATAGCCTAAATACTACAGTTAACCACTACAATAATGCTTACAAAGAATTTAAAAAAGTAGACAAAGACGTAGTTAAAATTACTGAACAAGAATCTACGGTAGAGCCGTTGATTGTAGATAAAGCTAATTTGGAAGAATAACCAAAACTTAAAAAAATAACCAAAAGGTAAATATTTTAAAACAATATTGAAGAGACCTAAGACATAATAAAAAATATGGACAATCTTAATTCTCATATCCTAAAGACCCTGGCCCTCTTTGATATTTTCAGTCGGCCTTTAACGGATTTTGAAATTTGGCAATATTTGACAGTACCAGCCTCTTATTCTGAAGTAAGGAGAGTTTTAGAAAACAATGAAGTTAACTTTAATCTAGAAAATCAATATGGCTTTTTTTATTTACCAAATCGTTCAGACATTATTGAAACCAGAAGACAAAGATACTCAGAGACAGATAAAAAGCTTAAAATCGCCCAAAGAAGGTTGCTCTTAATCAGCTGGCTACCGTGGATAAAGCTAATTTGTTTGGCCAATAACATTGGTTCACGAAATATCCGTCGTGAAGGGGATCTGGATCTTTTTATTATCACCTCTGCTAACCGAATTTGGTTAACAAAATTATTAACTACCACAATTTTAGCTTTAAGTGGTCTTAGGCCTACTGAAAAAAGATTTCAAAACAAGCTTTGCCTGAGCTTTTTAGTGGATGAAACAAAACTTAATTTAGAATCAATACTTTTAAGCGATGATCCTTATGTACCTTGTTGGCTGGCCGGTCTTATGCCCCTACGAGGAGACTGGAACGTCTATCTTAAACTAATGGATAATAATCCATGGCTAAAAGAATCTTTACCTAACCTGGTTTACCCTGAAGCTGCCTCCAAATACTTTATCCAATCAAGGATAAGAAAATCACCAAAAAACTCTTTTAACTTCTTAGAAGTTTTAGCCAAAAAGTTTCATAAAAAAATTATGTCAAAAAAAATTCTTAGTCAAGCCGGCCAAGGTTCTTCGGTAATTATTGAAGATCATATTATAAAACTCCATACCGAAGATCGTCGAGAAAAATTTAGAGAAGCTCTAAAAGAAAGACTCCAAAAATATGCTTAATAAAATATTTAATTGGCTAGTCCTTGGTATACTTGTTTTATTGCCTTGGCAAACCAGGTTAATTATCGCTCCAGCCGAAATTAACGGCGCTTTTTGGGAGTACGGCACCATCAGCTTATGGCTAATTGATCTTTTAATTCTAGCGGCTTTATTTTTCTGGTCAATTAAGCAAAAAATTAATTTTACCTCTCTTCTTAAAAAACCCTCCAACCTTAAGGTACTACTCCTCGGGCTAATTATTATCTTGATTATCTCAGTTAGCCAAGCCCTAATGCCGCTACCGGCTTTATTAAAAGCCGTTAATATTATATTAGCCATAGTTGCCGGTTATCTTATAACCCAGACCACCCTGTCTTATAAAACACTTTTAAAAACCTTTTTAATAAGCGCTTCTTTATGTGGTCTTTTGGGTATTGGGCAATTTATCAGTCAAGAAGCTCCAGCTAACACCTGGCTTGGTCTTGGAGGACATGATCCAAAAGAACCGGGAGTTTCGGTAGTAGAAGCAACAGCCTCGGATGGCGTTAACGAAAGATGGCTCCGCGCCTATGGTAGTCTTGATCATCCCAATGTCTTAGGAGGCTTAATGGCCATAGCCTTTCTCTTCTCGGTTTGGTTACTTTATAACAGACAAGAACGAGAAGAAAAAGAAATTAAGATAAACAAAAGCCTGCAAGAAATAATACCTGTTTTGTCTTTGGTAATTTCTTTAGCGGCCTTGCTTTTATCTTTTTCCAGGGCCGCTTGGCTGGCCGCTCTCTTAGGTTTTATTTGGTTAAGTATTAGACAAATTATTAAAAAGAAAAATTTGTCCGAGATGATAATTGTGATGGTTATCGCTATCTTTATCTTTGGCCTAATCTTTAGCCAGTACTCGCATCTTTTTACCGCTAGAATAGAACATAATTCCAGACTAGAGATTAAATCAAGCGAAGAAAGAATTACCGGCTTTTCAGATAGTGTAGAAGTTATGGCCAAATATTACTTAACCGGTACCGGCCCCAATAGTTACACCAAGGCCTTAGCCTCTTCTGATGGCGCAAAACAACCAGCTTGGTTTTATCAACCGGTTCACTCTGTACCCCTACTCTTAATATCTGAATTTGGAGTTTTTAGTTTTGTTTGGCTTTTAACTTGTCTTTTTTATCTAACCATAGTCTTTCTTAAAAAGAATAAGTCAAATAAAGGTTTAAGTATTTCCCTTCTCATCTTAATTATTATAATTTCCCTACTTGATCATTGGCCATACAGTCTGCATTTTGGACCAATCTTTTTGGCAACTACTTTCGCCTTAATTATAAAAATAAGTAAAGAAAGACTAAAAGAAAAACCTTAATTTAAAAGCAATAATTTAACCTTAAACTCTTTTTAAAAAGTTAAAGAGTTTTAAAAAACCATTTGACAGATCATTCTTAATACCTCATAATCTAAATATTATACAAGAAAAAATAATCCAAACACTATGCAAGAAAAACCAGAAAACTTAATGGAAAAAATTATCTCCTTATGCAAAAGGCGCGGTTTTATTTTCCCTGGCTCGGAAATCTATGGTGGTCTGGCTAATAGCTGGGATTATGGTCCATATGGAGTTGAATTAAAAAACAATATTAAAAAACTTTGGTGGAAAACCTTTGTGACAGATAAAGACGATATGACGGGCCTAGACAGTGCTCTTTTAATGAACACCAAAGTTTGGGAAGCTAGTGGTCATTTAAGTCATTTTACCGATCCCTTGGTGGAAGACGTTAAAACTCATGAAAGATTTAGATTGGATCACTTTCTGGAATACAACGGAGTTAACATTCAAGGCCTTGATCAGGCAGCCATGATTGATAAGCTTAAAGAACTCGGATTAAAAAGCCCTAAAGGTAATGACCTAAGTGAGCCAAAACAATTTAACATGATGCTTAAAACCCATTTGGGACCAATAGAGGAAACCGGCAGCTTGGTTTATTTTCGTCCGGAAACAGCCCAGGGTATTTTTGTTAATTTTAAAAACATCACTGACACCATGCGTCTTAAACCACCTTTTGGGGTGGGGCAAATCGGCAAAGCTTTTCGTAACGAAATAACTCCTGGTAACTTTATCTTCCGAACTAGAGAATTTGAACAAATGGAGATTGAATACTTTATCCCAAAACCAACTAACGACCAAGCCTGGCAAGAAGTTTTTGAAGACTGGAGAGAAGCGATAAAAAAATGGATTATAAGCTTGGGTGTTGATTATGAAAAGTCAATTAAGGAAAACGAAATCTCGGAAAATGAGAGAGCACATTATTCCAAAAAGACCATTGACTTTGAATACCACTATCCTTTTGGCACCAAAGAGCTTTATGGGCTCGCCTATCGCGGAGATTATGATTTAAGTAACCATAAAATAAGTTATACGAACGAAAAAGGAGAAACTTATGTACCGCATGTTATTGAACCATCTATGGGTGTAGACCGTACGGTACTGGCTGTTTTACTCTCCGCCTACCAAGAAGAAAAAGTTAAAGAAGATACTAGAAAAGTACTTAAACTACCCATCTCTTTAGCCCCGGTTAAAGTGGCCATCTTCCCCCTTTTAAGAAATAAGCCGGAGTTAGTTAAAAAGGCCAAAGAAGTCTATGACATGATCAGAAAAGACTACCCTGCTGAATTTGATGACAACGGTAACGTCGGTAAACGCTACCGAAGACAAGACGAAATTGGTACACCATATTGCATAACCATAGATTTTGACACTTTAGAAAATGATGAAGTAACAATAAGGGATAGGGATACAATGGAACAAGCTAAAGTTAAGATTCAAGAATTACCTGATTTTCTAAAAAATAAACTTTCATAAAACAATATGTACAAAATCCAAAAACTTTCTAATGGTTTAAATCTTTTAACCGCACCCCAAAAAGGTGCTAAGACTACTGCCGTTTTAGTAATGGTCGCTACCGGTTCAAAATATGAAGATCGCCGTACCAGTGGTCTATCTCACTTTCTTGAACACATGTTCTTTAAAGGAACAACTAAAAGACCGGACACCTTAACTATTTCCACTGCCCTAGACAGAGTAGGCGGAGAATATAATGCCTTTACTTCTAAAGAATATACCGGGTACTGGGTTAAAACTGCCGGCAAGTCCGCCGAACTAGCCTTGGATGTTATCGCCGACATGCTCTTAAACTCCAAGTTTGAGGAAGAAGAAATAGCCAGAGAAAAAGGGGTTATCATTGAAGAAGTTAATATGTATCTAGATAACCCAATTATGAGAGTTGGAGAAGTTTTTGAAGAATGTCTATATGGAGATACCCCTGCCGGTTGGGACACTATTGGGACAAAAGAAACAATTAACGCTTTTAAGAGAAAAGATTTTATAAAATACTACCAAAGTCAATACAAAACCGGTAATTCTTTTGTTTGTCTAGCTGGCTATATACCACCCAAAGTAAAAAGCTTAGTGGAAAAACATTTTAATAAATATCCCAAGGGTCGCGCTCTACCTAAACAAGAAGTTAAAGAAAAACAAAACCAAGCACAAGTAAAATTGGAATATAAAAAAACAGATCAAGCACACTTAGTGCTAGGTGTACGCACTCCCGCCTATGGTAATCCAGATTACGCAGCTCTTAAAATGATCTCTTTAGCCTTGGGGGGCTCTATGAGTTCAAGGCTGTTTTTAAACTTAAGAGAAAGAAACGGACTTTGTTATTATGTCCGCTCGGGCTATGAAGCCTACACAGATACCGGCTACCTAGCCACCCAAGCAGGAGTACCGGTGGATAAGATTAAAAAAGCTATAGCGATTATTGTGGAAGAATATAAGAAAATGGCGAAAGAAAAAATATCCGATCAAGAACTTAAAAAGATTAAACAGTTTGTCTCCAACAAGACTCTTTTAAAACTTGAAGGAGCGGATCAGGTAGCCGGTTGGTATGGACAACAACTAGTTATGCTTAGCCAACAAAAAGGCAAAAAACTTAAGCCAACTACCCCGTCAGAACACCTGAAAAAAATGAAAGCCGTTACCCCAGAAGACATCCAAAGAGTAGCCAAGAAAATCTTCACTACAAAGAACCTCAACCTGGCCATTATCGGACCATATAAGAAAACAGAGGAATTTAGAAAGTTATTGAAATAATAGGAATGAAAATAAAAAAAGAGAGCTTCCATTTGGTCGTTCTCTTTTTTGTTTAGATTAAAGGTATGCCAAATGGTAATTGCCATTTAGAAATACCTGTTCTCAAAACTTTAATTTTTACCGCCTTTTTATCTAAAGAAAAAGCAAAAAATTTCATTTCTTTAGGGCCCTGGAGAATAGCTACTGGACCATTAAGGATAAGAGAGCAATACATCTTTTTATTATCATACTCTCTTATAAAACCAACTTGGTATTCTTGACTAAGATCTTCGGGGCATAAAATAGAACAAGTTTGCCATCCAAAGTTAGTTTGCCAAAAGTTACCCCAAAAAGTATCTCTAGGCCTGGCTTTTAAATCTCCCGGCGCCTCAACTTTCATCATCATCTGTTGATCATTAATGAAAGGATCTTTAATCCAGGTCCACCAATGAGACCTCTTTAAAGAAAAAGGTTCCCATAATAGTTTTACGAGCAACCAAAGTGGCCAGTAATATAAAGAAGGTAAGGGTCTTACTCTCCAAAGCATCCAAGACTCCAAAAATATTTTAAAGAAAAGATTGGTGATATTGAAATTTTTCAATTTTACTCTCTTTTTGAATTTTTTAAAACTTTTTATTGAATCAATTTAATTTAAAGTACATTATCTAATTATATCACACACAATGAAATAAGTCAATA
This genomic window from Patescibacteria group bacterium contains:
- a CDS encoding pitrilysin family protein, with product MYKIQKLSNGLNLLTAPQKGAKTTAVLVMVATGSKYEDRRTSGLSHFLEHMFFKGTTKRPDTLTISTALDRVGGEYNAFTSKEYTGYWVKTAGKSAELALDVIADMLLNSKFEEEEIAREKGVIIEEVNMYLDNPIMRVGEVFEECLYGDTPAGWDTIGTKETINAFKRKDFIKYYQSQYKTGNSFVCLAGYIPPKVKSLVEKHFNKYPKGRALPKQEVKEKQNQAQVKLEYKKTDQAHLVLGVRTPAYGNPDYAALKMISLALGGSMSSRLFLNLRERNGLCYYVRSGYEAYTDTGYLATQAGVPVDKIKKAIAIIVEEYKKMAKEKISDQELKKIKQFVSNKTLLKLEGADQVAGWYGQQLVMLSQQKGKKLKPTTPSEHLKKMKAVTPEDIQRVAKKIFTTKNLNLAIIGPYKKTEEFRKLLK